One segment of Chionomys nivalis chromosome 1, mChiNiv1.1, whole genome shotgun sequence DNA contains the following:
- the LOC130880285 gene encoding developmentally-regulated GTP-binding protein 1-like — translation MSGTLAKIAEIEAEMARTQKNKATAHHLGLLKARLAKLRRELITPKGGGGGGPGEGFDVAKTGDAQIGFVGFPSVGKSTLLSNLAGVYSEVAAYEFTTLTTVPGVIRYKGAKIQLLDLPGIIEGAKDGKGRGRQVIAVARTCNLILIVLDVLKPLGHKKIIENELEGFGIRLNSKPPNIGFKKKDKGGINLTATCPQSELDAETVKSILAEYKIHNADVMLRSDATADDLIDVVEGNRVYIPCIYVLNKIDQISIEELDIIYKVPHCVPISAHHRWNFDDLLEKIWDYLKLVRIYTKPKGQLPDYTSPVVLPYSRTTVEDFCMKIHKNLIKEFKYALVWGLSVKHNPQKVGKDHTLEDEDVIQIVK, via the coding sequence ATGAGCGGGACCTTAGCGAAGATCGCGGAGATCGAAGCCGAGATGGCTCGGACTCAAAAGAACAAGGCTACAGCACATCACCTTGGGCTGCTGAAGGCTCGCCTTGCCAAGCTTCGAAGAGAGCTCATCACTCCGAaaggtggcggtggtggtgggcCAGGAGAAGGTTTTGATGTGGCTAAGACAGGTGATGCTCAAATTGGGTTTGTGGGTTTCCCATCTGTGGGGAAGTCAACTCTGCTAAGCAATCTAGCAGGAGTGTATTCTGAAGTGGCAGCGTATGAATTCACTACTTTGACCACTGTGCCTGGTGTCATCAGATATAAAGGTGCCAAGATCCAGCTATTGGATCTCCCAGGTATTATTGAAGGTGCCAAGGATGGGAAAGGCAGAGGTCGTCAAGTCATTGCAGTGGCCCGAACATGTAATTTGATCTTGATTGTTCTGGATGTCCTAAAACCCTTGGGACATAAGAAGATAATTGAAAATGAGTTGGAAGGCTTTGGAATTCGCTTGAACAGCAAGCCCCCCAACATTGGCTTTAAGAAGAAAGACAAGGGAGGCATTAATCTCACAGCCACTTGCCCTCAGAGTGAACTAGATGCTGAAACAGTGAAGAGCATTCTGGCTGAATACAAAATTCACAACGCTGATGTGATGTTGCGGAGTGATGCCACAGCGGATGACCTCATTGATGTGGTAGAAGGAAACAGAGTTTATATCCCCTGTATCTATGTATTGAATAAGATTGATCAGATCTCCATTGAGGAATTGGATATTATCTATAAGGTGCCTCACTGTGTACCCATTTCTGCCCATCACCGCTGGAATTTTGATGATCTGTTGGAGAAGATCTGGGACTATCTGAAACTAGTGAGAATTTACACCAAGCCCAAAGGCCAGCTGCCAGATTACACCTCCCCGGTGGTGCTGCCATACTCCAGGACCACGGTGGAAGATTTCTGCATGAAGATTCACAAAAATCTTATCAAAGAATTTAAATATGCTTTGGTCTGGGGTCTCTCTGTGAAGCATAATCCTCAGAAAGTGGGTAAAGACCATACATTGGAAGATGAGGATGTCATTCAGATTGTGAAGTGA